TGGCGCCAAGGACCTGCGGCACACCGCCGTCTGGATCGGCGGCAACAACATGTCGCAGGGTGAGCAGCTGCTCGCCATGGCGGTCGACGCGATGTTCCCGCCGCTCACGGTCTCCGTGATGCTCGACTCCAACGGCTCCAACACCACGGCAGTGGCCGCGGTCGTCAAGATCGAGCAGGCGGTGGGCGACCTGAAGGGCAAGAAGGTGGTGGTGCTGGCCGGCACCGGCCCGGTGGGCCAGCGCGCCGCGGGCCTGCTGGCTCGCGATGGCGCGCACGTGACCATCACCTCGCGGAAGCCCGAGCAGGGCGAGAAGGCGCGCCAGTTCATCAGCGCCCGCTTCAACGTGCAGGTGGAGTCCACCACGCTGTCCGACCCGGGCCAGCTCACCAAGGTGCTCGACGGCGCCGAGGTGCTGCTCAATTCCGGCCCGGCCGGGGTGCAGATGGTGGCCAAGTCGGCGTGGACGGCGATCAAGTCGCTGAAGGTGGCGGTGGACCTCAATGCGGTGCCGCCGCTGGGGATCGAAGGGGTCGGCGTGGACGACGCCGGCGAGCGGCGCGAGGGCGTGGTGGCGTACGGCGCGTTCGGCGTCGGCAACTTCAAGACCAAGCTGCACAAGCGCTGCATCGCCCGGCTGTTCGAGCGCAACGACCTGGTACTCGACGCCGAGACCATCGCCGACATCGCCCGGGAGATGCACCAGACCGGCGGCTGAGCCTGCACCCGGCACCGGAGGGCCGCGCACGATGACCCGCGTCGTCGGCATCGACCCCGGCACCGTTTCACTCGATCTCGTGGGCCTCGAGGATGGCCGCGTCTGGCTGGACCGGACGCTGCCGACCGCCGAGGCCCTCGCCGCGCCCGAGCACCTGGTGGCCCTGCTCACCAGCGGCGGGCCGCTGGACCTGGTCGCCGGCCCCTCGGGGTACGGCCTGCCGCTGGTCACCGCGGCCACCGCCACGGACGAGGACTACCGGCTCGCCTTCCTCGCGGCCGACGCCGCCACCGGTGGGATCGGCGGCCTGCGGCGCCTGGCGCGGGCCATCACCGGCGCGGGGCTCCCGATGGTCTTCACGCCGGGGGCCATCCACCTCCCCACGATACCCTCCCACCGCAAGCTCAACCGGGTGGACCTCGGCACCGCCGACAAGGTGGCGGCGGCCGCGCTCGGCGTCTGGGACCAGGCCCGTCGCGCCGGCGGCGCCGCGGCAACGTCGTTCGTCCTGCTCGAGCTGGGCGGCGCGTTCACCGCGGCGCTGGCCGTGGCCGGGGGAGCCATCGTCGATGGGATCGGAGGCACGGCCGGCCCCGTAGGGTGGCGGTCGAGCGGGGGCTGGGATGGCGAGGTGGCGTTCCTGGCCGGTGAGGTCACCAAGGAAATGCTCTTCCGGGGCGGGGTGGAAGGCGCACCGGACCTGCTGACTGCGTACCTCGAGGGCGCGGAGAAGGCGGTGCGGTCGCTGCTGGCGTCCGTGCCGGCGCCGCGGGAGATCCTCCTTTCGGGGCGGCACGCGACGTCACCCGCGGTGCGGGACCCGCTGGTGGCGCGACTGTCTGGGGTGGCGCCGGTGCGGGCGCTCGAGGGGTTCGCCGCGGTGGCCAAGCAGGGGGCGCAGGGAGCGGCGCTGCTGGCGGACGGCCTGGCCGGCGGGGGGCACCGGGACATCGTGGCGGCGATGCGCCTGCGGGAGGCGCGCGGCACCGCGCTCGACCACCTGCGCGTCATCTCCCCGGCCGACGCGCGTCGGCGGCTCGGGCTGCCCTAATCGACTTCCAGGGCGAGCAGCGCCACCGCCACCGCGGGGGCGCAGTCCGCGATGCGGGCGGGCTCGGCCGCCGATCGCGGGAAGAGCGCGGCGAAGTCGAGCGCGGGGCGACCCACCCGCCGCGCGAGCTCGGGGACGAGGAACCGGCCGACCCCCGCGCCAACCAGCGGCGCATCGACCGGCAGCAGCCCGCGGGCCAGCTGCCGTGCGCAGGCACCGGCCAGCCGCTCCACCTGCAGCCGCCGGAACTCGCCGGCGACGACTTCCCACTCCTGACGCGTGAAGGACTCGAGGTCGCGGCCGATCATCCGGCCAATGCGACGCGTGCTCTCCGCGATGCCCTTGGCGCCGCCGTCGGCGGCGGGATGCAGGTCCGCGCCCTCGGGCAGTTCGCGGGTCACCCGGTATACGTCGGCGGTGGTGGCGAAGTACTCCGCCATCAGGGGCACCTGGTCGGCTCCCAGTTGCACCGCCTGGCCCAGCGCCATGAGGGGAGTGCGGACCACGCCGGTGTAGACCAGTTCTCCGTTCACCAGCCGCCGGTAGTCGCCGGCGCCCGCGGTGCGCACCGCTCCCCCGGCCACCGGCACCAGGTCGGTGGTGGTGCTCCCGATGTCCAGGAAGAGCGCGGCGGGAAGCCGCCGCGCCACCACGGCCGCGCTCGCGAGCCAGTTGGCGGAGGCGATCGCGTCGGCGTACCTCGGGACGTCCCCCGGGCCGACGAATCGCGCCCCGTCGGCGAAGTACCGGAGGTCGGCGGCGGGAAGGAGGCGGCCCATGGCGCCGGCCAGGGCGATGACGCCGTCGCGGCGGCCGGGGAAGAGATCGGCCATTTCGCCGGTCATGGTGATGGCGTGCCGCGTCGCATCCCCGACAACGGGCAGTGCGGAGGCGATCGCCGCTTCGAGGTGCTGCAGCCCCTGCCATAGCGGGCAGGCGACCTGGGCCACGGCGACGACCTGGCCGTCCGGAGCCACGCGCGCCGCCTTGAGGTGTGCGCCACCCAGGTCCCACCCGATGACCGCGTCAGCGGGCATGGGCCACCTCGAGGTCGAGGGTCACGGCCCGATCCACCACCGCGCGCGAGGCATGAAGCCCGAGCACCCGCGCGGCGAGGTTGACCCCGACGGCTTCACGGAGGGCGCCGCAGGAAGTGGTCAGGCGCGGATTCACCTCCACCACCGCCGGGCCATCGGGGGTGGCGATCAGGTCCACGCCGACGGGACCGGCCAGGCCGGGAATCGCCGCCACCACCCGCGCTCCGAGGCGGCGGAACGCGCCATCGCGGTCGGGGAGCGCGTTCACCACCAGGGCCTGCAGTCGGACGGCCCCCTGATGCACCGCCACTCGCTGCCGGTTCACCGCCAGCAGGTCCACCCCGTCGGGCAGCGCCACGAGCGAGAGGCTGAGCGGCTCGCCCGCCAGCCATGGCTGTGCCACCCAGCGACCGGGGTGGTGCGCCAGGCACTCGCGGGCGGCGCGCCAGTCCGGCACCTGCAGGGTATCGGTGGCGCCGGCGCCGTCGTCCGGCTTGAGCACCCATGGACCCGGCAGCCCAGGGAGGGCGGAACCGGCGCCGAACGTCGGGATGGTGGCGAGCCCCGCGGCGGCGAGGCGCGCGGCCGTGGCGGACTTGCTCGCGGCGATGCCGATCGCTTCGGGCGAGGAGCCCACCAGCGTGCGACCGGCCCCGCGGGTGGCCGCGGCGAGCGCCGCCAGCACGCCGCCGGTCTCCGGGGCCGTCGGCCAGGCGGCGTCGACCGCGGTCAGGCCCCGGCGATAGAGCGCGAGCGGCGATTCGCCCGGCCGGGGCTCGAGGGCATGCACCCCATCGAGCGGGGGCAGCCGGGGATCCCGGGACGTGAGCACCTCGACCGGCAGGTCGGCCAGGTCGCGCAGGACACTGCGCACCATGAGGTCGGCCTCGTGTACGAGGGCCGGCGATGGGGACTCCTCGAGCATGCCGCCGCCGGTCACGTGCTCATAGAGGAAGAGCCTCACGGGGCCCCCGCCGGCGACGGATCGGCCTGGATGGCGGCGCGCAGGGCCGCCTCACGCTGGCGCGCGGTGGCGGTCGCCTCGGGCGGCGTGCCCCCCTCGGCGAAGACGGTGCACACGGGGTCGCCGGCGCGGAAGCGGGTGCCGGGCATCGGGAGGTCGCGGCACCATGGTGGGAAGGTGAACGCCGGCCCCGGCGACCACTCACCCAAGGCGGTCAGGAGCATGGATGCCCGCGCGGCGGCGGGCGGGGGGACGGCGGCCGGCAACTCCCCGGCGCAGGCGCGGAGGTGCTGGTCGAACAGGCCGGTCGCCCAGTCGGGATCGTAGAGCTCGAGGGTCGCGGTGGGCCGGGGGTTGAGTTCGAGCACCGAGAGGCGTTCCTCCTGGAGCAGGAAGTCGAGCCCGTTGAGCCCCACCACGCCCGTGGCCGCGGCGAGCGCGTCGAGGATCCCGTCCAGCGCGCGGAGCACGGCGGGCGGGAGCACCAGGCCGCCGACCGCCCCACCATAGAGGAATGGCAGCCCGTGCTGCGGGGCAACCCACTGCTCGCTGCATCCGATCCGGCAGGCGCGGTGGCCGTTGGCCAGGAAGAGCGCGGAGAGGGTGCGGCCGGTTTCCCGACGCTGGTAGTAGGCGTCGCGCCGGGTGGCGTGGAGGGTGGCCGGCTGGACGTGGACGCCGCCCGCGCCACCGACCCGCTTCCGCAGCCAGCCACCGGGATCCGTCGGCGCGGCGCGACGGACCTCCGGATGGGGGATCCCGAGTTGATCCAGCAATGGAAAGAACCGGTCGGGATCCTTCACCGCGGCGACGACCTCGGGACGGTTGCCCGCGAGGTGGCGGCCCTCCGCGAGGCGCGCGAGCAGCGCGGTGCGGCCCTCGAATCCCGACCCGGCGACCAGGCCCGCGCTGGCGTGGAGGGGCGCGAGTTCACGGGCGGCGCGGAGCAGCGTGCGGCGATCGAGTCGCGGAGCGCCCGCGGCGGCCACGGCCCGCGCCGTCAGCGCCGCCGCCCGGGTATCGCGATCGGCGAAGCAGTCGAGCACCACCACGGCATGTCCCCCGCGCGCCGCCGAGGCCGCGAGCATGCGGCCACTGATGGCCGCCACCAGCCAAGGCATCGGGGCCCGGCGGTCCGCGGTCACGGCCCACGCCGGGAACGGAGCGCGCGATCAATATGCACCGGGGGAGTTTAGCAGCTATTATGTTCCGTTGACCATGTCCGGTTCCCCCATGCCAGCACCCGATCGTCCCGGCGTCACCTGCCCCTTCTGCGGGCTGGTGTGCGACGACCTGCGCGTGGGTCCCGGCACGCGGGGGCTCGCCGTCACGGAGAACGGCTGCGCCGTGGCGGCGCGTGGCTTCGGCCAGGTGGCCACCGCCACGACGGGACCCCGGATCGCGGGCGCCCCGGCCACGCTTGCCGACGCGGCGGCGGCAGCGGCGCGGCTGCTTGCGGCGGCGCGGCGGCCGCTCATCGGCGGGCTCGGCACCGACGTGCAGGGGGCGCGCGCCGCCTGCCGGCTCGCCGACCAGACCGGCGGGGTCCTCGATCACATGAACGGCGCCGGGGCCATCCGCAACCTGCTGGTGCTGCAGGACAGCGGCTGGATCACCACGACGCTCTCCGAGATCCGCAATCGCTGCGACCTCCTCATCCTGGCCGGCGGGGACATCACCAGCCGGTTCCCGAGGTTCTTCGAGCGCACCATCGCCGCCCCCGAGGCCCTGTTCGGCGGCGACCGCCAGTGTGCCACGGTATTCCTGGGCCGGGGCCCGCAGGCGGGCGTCACGCTGCCGGGGCCGGTCGAGGTGATCGGCTGCGAGGTGGCGGAGCTGGGTCAGGCGTTCGGCCTGCTGCGCGCGCTGCTGGCGGGACGACCGGTGCAGGCAACCAGCGCGGCGGGGGCGCCGCTCGCGGTGTGGCAGGGCCTGGCGGACCGGATGCGCGCCGCGACGTACGGCGTGGTCGCCTGGGCGGCGCCCGACTTCGACTTCCCCCACGCCGAGCTGGCGATTCAGACCCTGTGCGAGCTGGTGAAGGACCTCAACCGCGACACCCGGTTCTCGGGGCTTCCGCTGGGCGGCAGTGACGGCGACATCACCGTGGACGCGGTGTCGCTGTGGCAGACGGGCTTCGGGCTGCGGGCCGCGTTCGGGGCGGGCGGCCCCACGCAGGACCTGCACCAGCACGCGACGGCGCGCCTGCTCGCCAGTGGTGAGGCCGACGCGCTGGTATGGGTCTCGAGCTTCGACCCGGCGCGCACGCCCCCGGCGAGCACGGTCCCGACGGTGGTGCTGGGGCACGCGGCGATGACCCTGCCGGCCGAGCCGGCGGTGTTCATCCCCGTGGGCACGCCGGGCGTGGATCACGCGGGGCACCTCTTCCGCACGGACCGGGTGGTGGCGCTGCCGCTCGCCGCGCTGCGCGGCAGCGCGCTGCCGAGCGTGGCGGAGGCGCTGGACGCCATCGGGGCCGCCCTCGAGGGGGGCCGCTGATGCTGATCCGCCTGGCGGGGGGCCGGGTGTACGACCCGGCGCACGGGATCAACGGCGAGATCCGCGACGTGTGGGTGCGGGACGGGCACATCGTGGCGACCCCGGGGCCCGACGCCCCCATCGACCAGACGTACGACCTGACCGGCCGGGTGGTGATGGCGGGCGCCATCGACATGCACACCCACATCGGCGGCGGCAAGCTCAACATCGCGCGCGCGATGCTGCCCGAGGATCACCGGCGCGACCCGCGGCCGCGCACGGCGCTCACCCGGGGGAGCTGCGGGCACGCCGCGCCGGGCACGCTCGCCACCGGGTACCGCTACGCCGAGATGGGGTACACCGCCTGCTTCGAGCCGGCGATCCTGCCGGTGAACGCGCGGCAGGCGCACCTCGAGATGGGCGACACGCCGCTGGTGGACAAGGGCGGCTACGTGATGCTCGGCAGCGACGACTTCCTGCTCCGGCTGATGGCCTCGGGGGCGGAGCAGCGGCTTATCAACGACTACGTGGGCTGGACCCTCAACGCCACCCGGTGCATCGGCATCAAGGTGGTGAATCCCGGGGGCATCTCCGCCTTCAAGTTCAACCAGCGGCGGTTCGAGCTGGATGAGGCGCACCCGTTCTACGGGGTCACCCCGCGCGACATCCTGCGGGTGCTCTCGCGCGCGGTGCACGAGCTCGGGGTGCCGCACCCGCTGCACGTGCACTCGAGCAACCTCGGGCTGCCGGGCAACTACCCCACGACGCTCGGCACCATCGACGCGGCCGAGGGGCTGCCGATCCACCTGACGCACATCCAGTTCCACAGCTACGGCGCCGAGGGCGACCGGAAGTTCTCCTCCGCCGCGGCCCGGATCGCCGAGAAGGTGAACAGCACCCCGAACGCCAGCTGCGACGTGGGGCAGATCCTGTTCGGGCAGACGGTCACCGCCTCGGGTGACAACATGACCCAGCACCGCAACGCGGGGCTGGCCAGCCCGAAGAAGTTCGTGGTGATGGACATCGAGTGCGACGCCGGGTGCGGGGTGCTGCCGTTCAAGTATCGCGACCAGAACTTCGTGAACGCGCTGCAGTGGGCCATCGGCCTCGAGATCTTCCTGCTGGTGGACGATCCGTGGCGGGTGTTCCTCACCACCGACCATCCCAATGGCGCGCCGTTCACCACCTACCCGCACCTGATCCGGCTGCTGATGGACAAGACCTTCCGGAACGAGCGGCTGGGCCTCATCCACGCCGACGCCAAGGCGCTCTCCACCCTCGCGAGCATCGACCGCGAGTACTCGCTGTACGAGATCGCGATCCTCACCCGCGCCGCGCCGGCCCGGCTGCTCGGCATCCCCGACATCGGGCACCTGGGCGCGGGCGCGACCGCCGACATCACGGTCTACCGTGACGAACCGGACCGGGAGCGGATGTTCACCGCGCCCGAGTACGTCTTCAAGGACGGCCGGCTGGTGGTGCGCGACGGCAAGGTGGTGCAGGTGACCTGGGGCCGGTACCACATGGTGGCGCCGGCGTACGACCGGGGCATCGAGCGGCGGCTGGAGGAGCACTTTGCCCGCTACCAGACCATGCGGGCCGACAGCCTGCGCATCTCGGACGACGAGATGGCGGCCTTCGGCCACGGGGGCGAGCTGCGGACGCACCCCTGCCGCGGGGGCACCCCGTGATCCTGAACGGCGTGGCGATCGACGACGAGTTCGCCGAGGCCTTCGGGATGAAGGCCACGCGGGTGATCATCACCGCGCAGAACCTGGCGTGGGCCTACCACGCGGCCAACGCCGCCACGGGGTTCGCCACGTCGGTGATCGCCTGCGGCTGCGAGGCGGGGGTGGAACGGGAGCTCACGCCGGCCGAGACGCCTGACGGGCGGCCCGGCGTGGCCATCCTGCTCTTCGCGATGTCGGGGAAGGAACTGGCCAAGCAGCTGGAGCGGCGCATCGGGCAGTGCGTGCTCACCAGCCCGACCAGCGCCGCGTTCGCCGGCCTCGAGGGCGGTGACCCGGTGGCGCTGGGCAAGAACCTGCGCTTCTTCGGCGACGGGTTCCAGGCCTCCAAGCAGATCGCCGGGAAGCGCTACTGGCGGGTGCCGGTGATGGATGGCGAGTTCCTGGTGGAGGAGACGACGGGCGTGGTGCCGGCGGTGGGCGGCGGCAACTTCCTGGTGCTGGCCGAGTCGCAGCCGCAGGCGCTGGCGGCCTGTGAGGCGGCGATCGCCGCCATGCGGACGGTGCCCAACGTGATCATGCCCTTCCCGGGCGGCGTGGTGCGCTCGGGCTCCAAGGTGGGGTCGCGGTACAAGTCGCTGGGCGCCTCGACCAACGACGCCTTCTGCCCCACCATCCGGGGCATCACGAAGAGCCAGCTCTCGCCGGAGATCGGCTCGGTGATGGAGATCGTCATCGACGGCCTCACCGCCGACGACATCTCCGCCTCGATGAAGGCCGGGATCCGCGCGGTGACCGCCCTGGGGCGCGCCCAGGGGATCCACCGCATCAGCGCCGGCAACTACGGCGGCAAGCTCGGCAAGTACCACTTCAAGCTGCGCGAGATCCTGGCGTCATGAGCACCCTGCGCCTGACCCTCCGGGCCGCCCCCGCCCAGCGGGTGGACTGCGCGCCGCTGACCGCGGCCCCGCTCGCGGGGCAGACGCTGGCCGCGGTGGCCGCGCTGCCGCTGGTGGCGGGCAACCGGACCCTCCGGGTGGACGAACTCTTTGCGCTGGAGGGCACGCCGGGCGACACGCTGGTGGTCACCGGGGACGGCGCCCGGCTCGACCGGCTCGGCGCGGGGCTCGCGGCCGGCACGTTGCGGGTCGAGGGAGCGGCCGGGGACTACCTGGGCCAGCGGATGACGGGCGGCCGCATCGAGGTGATGGGCCGGGTGGGGGCCTTCGCGGCGAACGGCATGAAGGGCGGCGAGATCCGGATCGGCGGCGACGCCGGCGACTTCCTGGGCGGGGCGATCCCCGGCGATCACCAGGGGATGTCCGGCGGGCTGGTGCTGGTGGCGGGCAACGTAGGCGCGCGCGCCGGGGACCGGATGCGCCGGGGCGTGATGCTCATCGACGGAAGCGCCGGGGACTACCTCGCCAGCCGGATGGTGGCGGGGACCATCGCAGTGGCCGGCGCCGTGGGACACGGGGCGGGCACCAGCATGCGACGGGGGACCCTGCTCCTGTCCACCCTGCCGGCCGGGCTGCCGCCGACCTTCAATGACTGCGGCGTGTTTCCCTTCACCATGCTCACGATGCTGGCGCGCGCGTGGCGGGGGCTGCCCGGCCCCTTCGGCGCGCTGCCCGACGGCGGCCTCCGGGTCCGCCGGCTGATGGGCGACCTGGCCAACGACGGCCGGGGCGAGATCCTGATCCGGGCCTAGCCGGACCCCGGCCACGCTGGGCAACGTCCCCCGCCGGAATTATCTTGACGCCCCGGTCACTCGCGGCCGGGACCCCCGTGTCGACCCGACGGATGCATCGATGACCAGCCTCCAGATGAATGAACGCGCCCGCGACCTCGCGGACGTCATGGCCGAGGATGCCGCGGGCCTGCGGATCGCGACCACCACGCTGGCGTGCGGCGCCCGGGTGATCGACGCGGGGGTGGCGGTCGACGGCGGACTCAACGCCGGCCTGCTGCTGGGCGAGATCTGCATGGGCGGGCTGGGCGACGTGGAGTACGCCTCGGTGGCGCTCGGCGGCACCAACTGGCCGGCGGTGCAGGTGCGCACCGACCACCCCGCGGTGGCCTGCATGGCCTCGCAGTACGCCGGGTGGGCCATCCAGGTGGACAAGTACTTTGCGATGGGCTCCGGGCCGCTGCGGGCGCACGCCCGGGTGGAGAAGGAGCTGTTCGAGAAGCTGCACTACGCCGAGCAGGCGTCGTGCGGCGTGCTGGTGCTGGAGGGGCGCACCCTCCCGACCGACGCGGTGGCGGAGTACGTGGCGCGGAAGGCCACGCTCTCGCCGGCACAGCTCACGTTCATCATTGCCCCGACGGCGAGCCTGGCCGGCGGCACCCAGATCTCGGCCCGCATCCTCGAGACCGGGCTGCACAAGATGGAGACGCTCGGATTCGACGTCCGCAAGGTGGTGAGCGGCATCGGCACGGCGCCGGTCGCCACGGTGGCCAAGAACGACCTCCGGGGCATCGGCCGCACCAACGACTGCATCCTGTACGGCGGCCAGGCGCACTACACCGTCAAGGCGGATGACACCGAACTGGCCGACCTCGCGGCGAAGCTCCCGGCCAGCGCCTCCAAGGACTACGGCACGCCGTTCTACGAGATCTTCGAGCGATACGACAAGGACTTCTACAAGATCGACCCGCTGCTGTTCAGCCCGGCGGAGGTGTGGCTCACCAGCGCCACCTCGGGGCGGACCCACCACGCCGGCCAGGTGAACGTCGAGGTGCTGC
The Gemmatimonadota bacterium DNA segment above includes these coding regions:
- a CDS encoding saccharopine dehydrogenase NADP-binding domain-containing protein, whose amino-acid sequence is MRNLLLQLDSSRHASVFDQVVAYDGGADEIMSYGGVTPEDVRDLIHGCMFTRGAKDLRHTAVWIGGNNMSQGEQLLAMAVDAMFPPLTVSVMLDSNGSNTTAVAAVVKIEQAVGDLKGKKVVVLAGTGPVGQRAAGLLARDGAHVTITSRKPEQGEKARQFISARFNVQVESTTLSDPGQLTKVLDGAEVLLNSGPAGVQMVAKSAWTAIKSLKVAVDLNAVPPLGIEGVGVDDAGERREGVVAYGAFGVGNFKTKLHKRCIARLFERNDLVLDAETIADIAREMHQTGG
- a CDS encoding DUF1464 family protein produces the protein MTRVVGIDPGTVSLDLVGLEDGRVWLDRTLPTAEALAAPEHLVALLTSGGPLDLVAGPSGYGLPLVTAATATDEDYRLAFLAADAATGGIGGLRRLARAITGAGLPMVFTPGAIHLPTIPSHRKLNRVDLGTADKVAAAALGVWDQARRAGGAAATSFVLLELGGAFTAALAVAGGAIVDGIGGTAGPVGWRSSGGWDGEVAFLAGEVTKEMLFRGGVEGAPDLLTAYLEGAEKAVRSLLASVPAPREILLSGRHATSPAVRDPLVARLSGVAPVRALEGFAAVAKQGAQGAALLADGLAGGGHRDIVAAMRLREARGTALDHLRVISPADARRRLGLP
- a CDS encoding tetrahydromethanopterin biosynthesis protein; translated protein: MPADAVIGWDLGGAHLKAARVAPDGQVVAVAQVACPLWQGLQHLEAAIASALPVVGDATRHAITMTGEMADLFPGRRDGVIALAGAMGRLLPAADLRYFADGARFVGPGDVPRYADAIASANWLASAAVVARRLPAALFLDIGSTTTDLVPVAGGAVRTAGAGDYRRLVNGELVYTGVVRTPLMALGQAVQLGADQVPLMAEYFATTADVYRVTRELPEGADLHPAADGGAKGIAESTRRIGRMIGRDLESFTRQEWEVVAGEFRRLQVERLAGACARQLARGLLPVDAPLVGAGVGRFLVPELARRVGRPALDFAALFPRSAAEPARIADCAPAVAVALLALEVD
- a CDS encoding ATP-grasp domain-containing protein, with the translated sequence MRLFLYEHVTGGGMLEESPSPALVHEADLMVRSVLRDLADLPVEVLTSRDPRLPPLDGVHALEPRPGESPLALYRRGLTAVDAAWPTAPETGGVLAALAAATRGAGRTLVGSSPEAIGIAASKSATAARLAAAGLATIPTFGAGSALPGLPGPWVLKPDDGAGATDTLQVPDWRAARECLAHHPGRWVAQPWLAGEPLSLSLVALPDGVDLLAVNRQRVAVHQGAVRLQALVVNALPDRDGAFRRLGARVVAAIPGLAGPVGVDLIATPDGPAVVEVNPRLTTSCGALREAVGVNLAARVLGLHASRAVVDRAVTLDLEVAHAR
- a CDS encoding ATP-grasp domain-containing protein; the encoded protein is MPWLVAAISGRMLAASAARGGHAVVVLDCFADRDTRAAALTARAVAAAGAPRLDRRTLLRAARELAPLHASAGLVAGSGFEGRTALLARLAEGRHLAGNRPEVVAAVKDPDRFFPLLDQLGIPHPEVRRAAPTDPGGWLRKRVGGAGGVHVQPATLHATRRDAYYQRRETGRTLSALFLANGHRACRIGCSEQWVAPQHGLPFLYGGAVGGLVLPPAVLRALDGILDALAAATGVVGLNGLDFLLQEERLSVLELNPRPTATLELYDPDWATGLFDQHLRACAGELPAAVPPPAAARASMLLTALGEWSPGPAFTFPPWCRDLPMPGTRFRAGDPVCTVFAEGGTPPEATATARQREAALRAAIQADPSPAGAP
- a CDS encoding formylmethanofuran dehydrogenase subunit B; translated protein: MPAPDRPGVTCPFCGLVCDDLRVGPGTRGLAVTENGCAVAARGFGQVATATTGPRIAGAPATLADAAAAAARLLAAARRPLIGGLGTDVQGARAACRLADQTGGVLDHMNGAGAIRNLLVLQDSGWITTTLSEIRNRCDLLILAGGDITSRFPRFFERTIAAPEALFGGDRQCATVFLGRGPQAGVTLPGPVEVIGCEVAELGQAFGLLRALLAGRPVQATSAAGAPLAVWQGLADRMRAATYGVVAWAAPDFDFPHAELAIQTLCELVKDLNRDTRFSGLPLGGSDGDITVDAVSLWQTGFGLRAAFGAGGPTQDLHQHATARLLASGEADALVWVSSFDPARTPPASTVPTVVLGHAAMTLPAEPAVFIPVGTPGVDHAGHLFRTDRVVALPLAALRGSALPSVAEALDAIGAALEGGR
- a CDS encoding formylmethanofuran dehydrogenase subunit A, translating into MLIRLAGGRVYDPAHGINGEIRDVWVRDGHIVATPGPDAPIDQTYDLTGRVVMAGAIDMHTHIGGGKLNIARAMLPEDHRRDPRPRTALTRGSCGHAAPGTLATGYRYAEMGYTACFEPAILPVNARQAHLEMGDTPLVDKGGYVMLGSDDFLLRLMASGAEQRLINDYVGWTLNATRCIGIKVVNPGGISAFKFNQRRFELDEAHPFYGVTPRDILRVLSRAVHELGVPHPLHVHSSNLGLPGNYPTTLGTIDAAEGLPIHLTHIQFHSYGAEGDRKFSSAAARIAEKVNSTPNASCDVGQILFGQTVTASGDNMTQHRNAGLASPKKFVVMDIECDAGCGVLPFKYRDQNFVNALQWAIGLEIFLLVDDPWRVFLTTDHPNGAPFTTYPHLIRLLMDKTFRNERLGLIHADAKALSTLASIDREYSLYEIAILTRAAPARLLGIPDIGHLGAGATADITVYRDEPDRERMFTAPEYVFKDGRLVVRDGKVVQVTWGRYHMVAPAYDRGIERRLEEHFARYQTMRADSLRISDDEMAAFGHGGELRTHPCRGGTP
- the fhcD gene encoding formylmethanofuran--tetrahydromethanopterin N-formyltransferase, which gives rise to MILNGVAIDDEFAEAFGMKATRVIITAQNLAWAYHAANAATGFATSVIACGCEAGVERELTPAETPDGRPGVAILLFAMSGKELAKQLERRIGQCVLTSPTSAAFAGLEGGDPVALGKNLRFFGDGFQASKQIAGKRYWRVPVMDGEFLVEETTGVVPAVGGGNFLVLAESQPQALAACEAAIAAMRTVPNVIMPFPGGVVRSGSKVGSRYKSLGASTNDAFCPTIRGITKSQLSPEIGSVMEIVIDGLTADDISASMKAGIRAVTALGRAQGIHRISAGNYGGKLGKYHFKLREILAS
- a CDS encoding formylmethanofuran dehydrogenase subunit C — protein: MSTLRLTLRAAPAQRVDCAPLTAAPLAGQTLAAVAALPLVAGNRTLRVDELFALEGTPGDTLVVTGDGARLDRLGAGLAAGTLRVEGAAGDYLGQRMTGGRIEVMGRVGAFAANGMKGGEIRIGGDAGDFLGGAIPGDHQGMSGGLVLVAGNVGARAGDRMRRGVMLIDGSAGDYLASRMVAGTIAVAGAVGHGAGTSMRRGTLLLSTLPAGLPPTFNDCGVFPFTMLTMLARAWRGLPGPFGALPDGGLRVRRLMGDLANDGRGEILIRA
- the mch gene encoding methenyltetrahydromethanopterin cyclohydrolase — encoded protein: MTSLQMNERARDLADVMAEDAAGLRIATTTLACGARVIDAGVAVDGGLNAGLLLGEICMGGLGDVEYASVALGGTNWPAVQVRTDHPAVACMASQYAGWAIQVDKYFAMGSGPLRAHARVEKELFEKLHYAEQASCGVLVLEGRTLPTDAVAEYVARKATLSPAQLTFIIAPTASLAGGTQISARILETGLHKMETLGFDVRKVVSGIGTAPVATVAKNDLRGIGRTNDCILYGGQAHYTVKADDTELADLAAKLPASASKDYGTPFYEIFERYDKDFYKIDPLLFSPAEVWLTSATSGRTHHAGQVNVEVLQRSLYPE